In Arachis hypogaea cultivar Tifrunner chromosome 2, arahy.Tifrunner.gnm2.J5K5, whole genome shotgun sequence, a genomic segment contains:
- the LOC112742575 gene encoding probable protein phosphatase 2C 48, producing MVKSCWKPLVEGEDNGDGGGSSSGRVDGLLWYKDLGYHLHGEFSMAVIQANNSLEDRSQVESGPLSSNHHLGPHGTFIGVYDGHGGNEASQFVSDNLFSNLKRFAAENQSISETVIKKAFSATEDGFLSRVKKQWLSKPEIASTGSCCLVGIICNGMLYIANSGDSRAVLGRLERQTREASAVQLSVEHNVNQETVRDELRSKHPFDSQIVVMRHNVWRVKGLIQVSRSIGDAYLKRAEFNRDPLPSKYRLAETFFKPILSCEPSISVHKLHPDDQFLIFASDGLWEHLGNQEAVSIVSNNPPNGIARRLVKAALREAAKKREMRFADLQKIEQGVRRHFHDDITVIVVFLNPKLIDTSSLLGSPLSIKGGEF from the exons ATGGTTAAATCATGCTGGAAACCATTGGTGGAAGGCGAAGATAATGGAGACGGCGGTGGGAGTAGTAGTGGGAGAGTTGATGGGTTGTTGTGGTACAAAGATTTGGGGTACCATCTTCATGGTGAATTCTCAATGGCTGTGATTCAAGCAAATAACTCATTGGAAGATAGAAGCCAAGTTGAATCTGGACCTTTGAGTTCCAACCACCATTTGGGTCCTCATGGAACCTTCATAGGTGTATATGATGGTCATGGTGGAAATGAAGCCTCACAGTTTGTTAGTGACAATCTTTTCTCTAATCTCAAGA GGTTTGCAGCTGAAAATCAAAGCATATCAGAAACCGTTATAAAAAAAGCATTCTCAGCAACAGAGGATGGTTTTTTGTCTCGAGTTAAGAAACAATGGCTAAGTAAGCCGGAGATTGCATCCACAGGAAGTTGTTGCTTGGTTGGAATAATCTGCAACGGCATGCTTTACATCGCAAACTCCGGCGACTCGAGGGCGGTGCTAGGTAGATTAGAGAGACAAACAAGAGAAGCATCTGCTGTTCAATTATCCGTCGAACATAATGTTAATCAAGAAACTGTTAGAGATGAACTTCGTTCAAAGCACCCCTTTGATTCACAGATTGTGGTTATGAGACACAATGTTTGGCGTGTAAAAGGACTCATACag GTTTCAAGATCCATTGGTGATGCATATCTGAAGAGAGCAGAGTTCAATAGAGATCCTCTGCCATCTAAGTACAGACTAGCTGAGACATTCTTCAAGCCAATTCTTAGTTGTGAGCCATCAATATCGGTGCACAAACTCCACCCTGATGACCAATTCCTCATATTTGCTTCTGATGGTTTATGGGAGCACCTTGGCAACCAAGAAGCTGTTAGCATAGTCAGCAACAACCCACCTAAT GGAATTGCAAGAAGACTAGTGAAAGCTGCACTAAGAGAAGCAGCAAAGAAGAGAGAAATGAGATTTGCAGACCTCCAAAAGATTGAACAAGGAGTAAGGAGACATTTTCATGATGACATAACCGTGATTGTTGTGTTTCTCAATCCCAAACTTATTGATACAAGCTCTCTATTAGGTTCTCCTCTTTCAATCAAGGGAGGCGAATTttaa